GATTACAGTCAAAATAGCATTAACAACTAAATCAAGATGTAAGATTATTCCTTCAGATTTTAAAttgctttgggaaaaaaaaacacacacacaaacaaaactcaTCAGGAAACTGGTATTTATCTCTGGGTTATTTCCCTTAAGTGGAATGGCTAACATGCTCTGTCTGCTGTTCTCCTTAGACACATACATGATATAACATGATCCTGGAGTAATAATGGTAGGGAAGGAACAAACTTGTCTGAAGAGTACTCTGCTGCTCAAAAAAGGGCATGAAAAGCACATAAGGCCAAAGGAAAGCTGTGGTAGCAGGTCACCAGATGGTGAACATTCATCATAGAGAGATTATCTAAACCTATACCATGTGCAGCTTATCTGTACTCCTCATAACACTGTCATCTTTGACAATGGACTTAGGAATAGTGTGGATTTTTCTCTGCTAGATCACAAAAACAAGAATGTTCTGGTCCCCTGATGAGTCCATTGCAGGATTCCAGTTCACCTTTAAATAGTACATTATAGCTGTTACAGCTACAATAAAGTGAGGGGAAAACAACAAGCCAACTGCCATAAAAATCAGTTCTCTACTTCCCTGGAACAAAGCAATCCTTTTACGAAGAGATGTGGGGAAGCAATTCACCATCTCCTCATACCTTTATTTTACAGGAATTAGCTTTCTGGGTAAGGTTGAATCTTTTTTTTAGAAGAGATGTGATTTGGTATTTtcctaatgaaaaaaaaaacaaaaaacaaaacaaaccacactaGCTGCTGAAAGATTCCAGACTCCTGATAACTTCTGTATCTTCTAAGTGCAGATAAATCTCAGGAGACATTAAGGACCAGAATAAATGTTGTAATTTACACAGTTGTTTCTTTTTGTCTGTGCATACACACAAATGCCTGCAAACTTAATTAAGGGGTGGCTAAAGTTCTAGTGAATTCATTTTTGAGGGGAAACACATAAAATGGCCCAGATAACCTCCCTTTATGTGCTTCTCTTTGCATGGCTTAGACCATGGTTGTTTGGCGTGCCTTGAAAAATGTAGCCAAGGTCTGACTTCCACTGCTGCAACGTAACAGTTTATAACTCTGACAACTTCACCAATATACACTTGGAAATTATATAACAATATATATTGAAAGGGTGTTAAAATATGAAACATCTAAAGGTACTGAGATTTAAAAGCCAATTGTGAAATGAATCTATTATGATTGCAATTAGATATATTAATAATTTCTGCTGTGTTAAAACAGCACCACTACACTAAATAATGGCATTGTCCCTACCCCTAATTAAATGGCACTACTGTAATCTTTTTTAAACTTGATTTGTGTGAAGTTTCAACTAGAAGGGTCAATACTTTACTACAACAAGAGAAATTTCTGTCAATTTATTTCTGAAGTTTGGCAATTAATGACACCGTTTATGTATGCTGCAGGAAAAATAAACTAATTGCAAAAGTATACAGCTCAAATGCTACATCATGTTCCCTACAAAAGCAGGCTTTTGGAAGTCCAATACAGTTGTTTTATTTCATCATTCAGAAATCACTTCTTTGCAATTGAAAATGAATGCCAGACAGAACTATCATTAGAGCACTTCAGAAGAAATGTAACTAGTTTGCAAGCCAAATATAACTTCTCCTAGTTGTCAAGTTTATATGCTTATAATCAAATCTTCATGATCAACTTTCACTTCTAACAACTAAATGGTCAATAATGCAACTGACTATGAAGTTATTGTGTTACTGAAAATATACATAGTATGACACAATATGGCTCATATACATCTAAGTAGGAGTTTGTTAACAATGTACAAAGACCATTTAAGCAGTTTTTGTCCCAGAGAAAATCTTAAATTGAGCAGTCAAAATGTCCTAGGTCATGGCTAAAGAAAATCTTTCATAGTTTACAAATACATGAATATGTTATGCCTGGTTCCAAATAAGGTACTGTCCTGTCCTCCTTTCAGTAACTGTTACCATTCATTATAAGTGATGCTATTTTGGAGAATCAGACCATGATTTAGAAACAGAATTTGTGAAGAAAGCTGTATCCACATATAGAAGTGAAGTTTCCTTTCAATTCTCATGTCAGAGaactgagaaagaaaacagctttccTTTTCTAGGTGGGAAAATAAATACATGGAACAAATACATCAGAAACTACTCTTTCAAATTTTTGGGATTTCCCTCATGAAGTTGCACTCCGGTACCTAGCTTCTGATGGGCAAATGCACAATGTATTTACTGTTTAAGTAAAATACAAGAAGGAATCTTTAATTATATACCTGTAGATATCACCCTAATAATCTATTTCTTGGCAAATTCTTGCATCAGCTCTCAGGTGTTCCAGCCTACTAGTACATTAATCTCTCTCTGCTGGACACCAGTGGCTTGTATAAAGTAAGTTCACATTTGAGAGCCACATTTATCTGGCATGATTCTGGGAACAATCAGAGCTTAGtgaccaaacaaacacaaacaataGTGAATTTCCTCTCTTAAAAAATTGTAAGTAATGCTGAAGCCATATGTCAgaggctgtgatggttttgtTGCCAGCACAGGCTAAGTTTGCTCTTTGTAACTTAAAATGCAacgagaagaaaaaaaaaaaagcatgaaaaGTTCAAAGTGCAAATATTCTTTGGTTTActcattaaaacaaaaagacaCAGCAAATAGCAAAACCACTGGCAATTAAATAAACAGCACATTCTTTATCAGCTTTCTAACAAAACAGCAAATTCTGTATATGATTCCTAACAAAAAGTCTTCAGGTGTTTGAAATGTATTAACTTCACACTTTTAAGTACATTACAGTGTCTCTGAAGTCACATTTTTTTTATCCCCAAGAGCAaggcaggaagaagagagagatgaaaggcagaaggggagagaagaggaaaatttTAAAATGTATTCAAGATTCCATTTTTCCATTAGTTAAATAGTATAGGATACAATAAGACTAGATGCTGTTTCTAGTCTTATCATATACCAAGTGGGCTTGAAATTTACTTTCAGATGACCACACTTTCTGAATTTACATCATCATGCACATCAGCCTAGTGTGACAAAATCTCCCGACTCACACCCTTTCAAACAGAATTGTGGACTACTAAGCTGTGTTCTTAGGATCTTAAGTATTTGCACAGATAAGTCCTTGAGTTTTACCTTATCATAGGCAGAGAGATAAAACTGGGTACCACAAGTGGTTTCCAGGGAATGTTTTTCCCCAGTCAGGCTATGTTCCTGTAGCTTATTCCTCAAATAATCCCCATATAATCAAAGGAAGCAAGCATCTGTGCAGGTCTATAAGGTACTATACTTGGTAGCCTTGCAGACAGAAAGTTTTCACCTGTTAAGACTCTACATGACAGCATGACTGATAATATTTAAAACTGGGTGCTTCATAAGGGCAACATTAGGAAGCTGTGATCTGTGCAGAGAGCATAAAAGACTATAAATGAATCAAATATATGTATTTTACAAGTAAGTCAAAGAAATTATAGAGTGTACCATCACCATGACAGTCTGTTAGCAACATAACTAGACTGATAGTTTAGGAATAATTCTGTAAATCTGTGAGAGATGTTGATTGTCTCATTTTGTATATCTATCTTGCAGGACTCTTACTGTACTTGGACCATTCTGTTTTATTGTCGTTATCCAGCTGTTTCCGTAGGCAAAGCACAGTAAAACACAGTCATGAGCAGTCTTTCCTCCAGATGGACTGTGAATAGCAACAGATAGCTCATAAGGAGGAAATCAATTTAATAAAGGTATTTTGGAAATATTTGTCACAATGTAAAAAACCCTTTTGGCATGCTCCCTTATTCCTTCATAAATCAACAGTGTTCCATCTAAAAATAATGCATAGGCAGTCAACTTTAATACAAGTACTTATATATTCCCCTCATCTAGCATTTTGTTGACACCATCACAAAGTTTCTGCAAATGGAGTTTATAAGGTCCAAAGGGATTGTACAAGGCAGCCAAAAATTCACAATCAGAGAAGTGATCAAACACATTGTTGATGCGTCCATGTGACTTGGCAGTTAGGTGACGCTGAATAATTTCATGAAGCAGCTCTCTACAATCGTTTAGCAGTTTGGACAAAAAATTCCTGTCAAAGGTATAATCCACCTGATGGAAACTGACCACAGTCTTAGCCAGCTGATGAACTTTCTTCTTGAATTTCTCCATCAGTGTTATTTCATCCTGATTAAATTGGTTGTTCCTGTAGAGAATTGCCAACTTAAGGACTATTTTAATTaggttttttattattttctctgcttcctttttattttgtgtatattccTTTGTTACTCTGTAGAGCTCATCTAAGACATCACTGCTTGTGTCATCAATCAAAGTAGTTGCTATGGATTTGGACACCATTTTTCCAAGGATCTTCTTCTGGGCCTGAATGGCCAGATTTTTGGAGTTGAAGACATCTGTGGCCACTGgggagggaaaaacaaacaaacagtcattttttttttttgtaacagaCATACTATGAACAGAAGGTTGAAGACTATTTTCATACATGTCAATTCATATTGGTCCTACTAACTGCCACAAAACTGATGCAAACATTATGTATGTAGATACCCTCATATTTTCAATCCCTATGACTAGTCTCTTTAGGTTTACATTATTTGAAACTATTTGGAGAAAACTTTGAAATAGAACTTGCTCAAAAATGGTTCAAAATATCTCTCTATATGTGGATTAACAGTATTTCAAAATGAAGCAATAAACCTACCCTACCTGACCACATGAGCCGTAAGTCCAACCTGATTCTCGCAGGCATAACGACATCTGAAACTGCAACTATCTGAACATCATGACAATTATCTGTTACTCAGCTAGAGACAGTATGCAGTGAAATGACTACTGGAAAACTTTCTCTTGGTTAGCATTTTACGTGATCAGATCCAACACACATATTTTCACACATATATTTTATACAAAGATATAGATGTGAAAAAAATACAAGACAAACACTGAAGTCTTTTATCTGCAAACCATACTGAGATTCTCTAGATCCAATATGAATGAGCTAGTTTTCATAAGCAAAGCAAGTATAAATTAACACTCCTATGCTCTATACTTAATGCAGAAATAGCCAAAAGTAAACATTCTAGCGACTGCCAGAACATTTGGTGCTACCAGGAAATTCTTCTGTGACAAGTAAAACagatcatagaacagttttCCACCTCCAAAACAACGCTTACATGCACCAATGCACACAGTGATAGCTTGAAATTTCTTCCAATGTTCTTTCATAAACTTATTCTGTGAAATGCTCGTGCTCATGTTCTGTTGCCAGTGACAAGTATTGACAGCATATTCCCTTTGCAGCGCTTTCTCCACCAAGGTGCACATGAATTCATTGAAAAAGTCTGGGAGATAGCTGCTTTTACACTgtagctttcctgcagcctaaAGGAAAACTTCATTTCTTTAGATTTACTTCACATACGGAAGGTTTGCTTTGCAAACACAAAGCCTGGAAGCACTTTCTGCACGCACACACAccccttcccccctgccccgcaCCCCGTTTCTCTTCATGAAAACAAAATCTGGAGATGCAAAAGAGTAAGTCCCTGAAGTTGGAAAAGGTTTCCTCTTAACTGTATCTGGGCATCTGGGTGTGTTCAGATGCGTGGTGCCTCTGGGCTTCCAGCAAATAGAAGAAACTTGTCCTTCAAGACATGTGAGAcaaatctgccttttttttttttcctttcaacacTGCCTTTGAGAAACTCAGtaacaagattttttttgtcatcTTGTAAACTTTAAGGCAGATTTTTTCTTAAGATGTTCAGTGCATATTAGCATTTTGTTTTTAAGAATGAAGTGTTTCAGCATATTTTAAAAACTCCTACATGAGgatgcttaaaaaaaaccccaaagaactCATTGTTCACTATCTTGGGAAAAAGCACTTGAGGTCACAAGACAGATACACTTATCTACCACAAAGATACAGGAAGACGTTACAGATGTTAAGCAATCAATCCGAACTGAAAATAATGATTCATTTTTTGTGTTCTTAACTGCAAAATTGCAACTGTTACTCAAATAAAATTAATCTAAGTATTTTGAAGGGGATCCAAGTACTAGAAATCAACAGCCACTGCTTTACAAAGATCTACAGATGAATGATAgtcttttcttccctccaaACCATCAAAACTTGTTATTCTTTCACCACTTTCATTTCTTAAAGGTCTCCAATCTAGTAATTGTTCATGCTGTTTACTTTGAGACACTCCCCAAAGATGTATCAATGTTTTTACTAACAGCAGTTGCTGCTTCAAAGTATTTTCCATTAATTTGCTGAGAAACACTCCCTGCCAATAAAACATATATGGATTTAAAAGCATTCTTTCACAGGATGCTGCAGGTATTCTTGTAAAATTCTAACTGTATCACACACAGTGCTCCACTGTAACTCAACAGAAGGCCTTACAACCTGCCCTCAGCAAGTCACGCAAATACTCAAGTATGGTTCTAACCACTTACACATAAAACACGTGCTACAAAGTATCAATTTCaggaaaatgaaaacattatttTTTCTAAAAGTTTACAGTTTCTCAACACAACCCCCCTCACAGTACACAATTTAACATTTGACAAAGTGGAGCTTGACCTGCAATTACTATTGCTAAGTGAAAAAGGAATTGCTCACTTAGAGATGTTAAACTTTCAGTGGCATTTCTCTGAAACCATCCCTGTTTTGGGActacccagcactgcctgcttccTATCTATTTTGCAATACACCAGAAGTCAACTTCGGTTTCTCTGTGTTACTACTCGGGTTCTAATTTAACTGCTAAATATACAATTGTCATATTTCTGGTTTTTAGccaattaaataaaaaaaaaaaaaaaaaggaacctgCAAGCTGTTTGTATTTTATAACCAGAATTTCCCCTCACTGCTAATGGCAGAATGAGCTAAAGTGTATTTCACAGTTGACTGTGAATAAAACCTATAATCTTACTGCTTAAACTCAAGCTTCTTCAAAACTAACATATATAGGTCATTAAAAAACAGTAAAATTATCACTTACTTGTTTATCAAATGAAATTGCAGTTGTTAGTGCTGACAGCAGAAAGGGATGCAAACTACCCAAGTTAGAGGCTATCCTGAGACTTATTTATTCCACTAAATCCAACACGCACTTGATCGCAGTCTTTGAAACTCTGTCAGAAGCTATCACAGAGTGAAGGTGGAGTTTCCCCCCTCACTGTAATACCAGCTCTTCTTAGCTACCTTTATCTCCTGCCTGCGGGGCTTCATTTTGCTCCGGCACCTCAGAACGCAAAAATACATCGCATTGGTTTCACTTCCTTGAAAGAGAGCAGAAAGGAAATTGCACTGCTGAGCAAGCAATGCAACACCAAGAGCCGTTATTGTTAACTGACAACTAGAACAGGCAGctgaaagggagggagaagaaaggtccTGAGACTCCAAGTGGCAGGAGACCAGTCAAGAAGAGGTTAAAACATTAACCCGGTGTCTGCAAATACAGATACCGGTGCGTATGAGAGACGCCTAACTCAGGGTGACTGCGAGGGGCAGCCCCCGTTCCCAATTTCAGGACAGCAAAGCAACCCCTTTCaaacctgactacaacttcgcGAGTGAGCCCCTGAAAATGAGCCTGTAAACCCACATTTGGACAACTACTTAAAGCAGCCTCACTTACGTAGGATTGTTTCTACGTAGTCAGCCACCTTCTAAGAGTGATTACAGTAGCTCAGAGGGACACACAAATCTCTGACCACACCTCCTGTATTGACAGGTACCATCTTTGCACTTGACCTGAAGTAGTGTCATTTCTCTAGTGGCTGCCGCAGATACAAGTAACCTCACTAATTCGAAACATCTCAGTTTTTTTTCTCGTGACTGCTCTTTATCGCTCCTGTTTCTTCCCGTGCACTTCTACACTTCACTTTCAAAAAATGGATCACCAAAAATACCCCCTTTGAAATCAAGGGGATTTTATTTTCTATATGAACTATACTAATAAACATGACTATATTCAGTTGATTGTCCCTCCATGAAAGAGAGTAGCCCAAAGGGAAAAGTTGTTACCAGAGGAAATCCTGCTTCCATTACTTCAAAATGCACAGGATTTTAGGCATATGGGGAACATCTGCAAAGTTTCCTAAATCTGAAGCTTAATCCAGTTGCTAGAGATTGCCTCCTGTCAAAACTTCAAACTTATTAATTACAAAATGCCTTACGTTTTGCAACCAACAGCACACATTTAACATTACTTTTTGTGTGTTAAAATCAATAAATATTGGACATGTAGCATTTTgtatgtggtttggtttgggtttttttttccccaaaaatttATACCTTACACAAGTTTTTGTTAAAAAACAGCAGGAGTGTAAACTTGCAGTGAAAATTTAGAACTGCAGGTTAACTAGCTGTCAGGAGACTGGTATAAAAGCACAATAAGGCTCCTACTTAGGGCTACCATGCTGACTCTTTCCTGACATAGAAGACAGAACACTTCCCTCCATGCTGTAGCAAATACCTATTACCAAATACACTATTTCTCAACTCTGCTTAaaccaaattaaaaacaaactgaaaattCAGAAGCAAAAAATgcttggggaggggaggaaagttATGTAAGATGATTTCATTGCCTTCAGGCagaatgttggtttttttttccaca
Above is a window of Pogoniulus pusillus isolate bPogPus1 chromosome Z, bPogPus1.pri, whole genome shotgun sequence DNA encoding:
- the TNFAIP8 gene encoding tumor necrosis factor alpha-induced protein 8 isoform X1, whose protein sequence is MSLAWGCFSVRSSAAIRSSVPCADTMSLEADEPKEVATDVFNSKNLAIQAQKKILGKMVSKSIATTLIDDTSSDVLDELYRVTKEYTQNKKEAEKIIKNLIKIVLKLAILYRNNQFNQDEITLMEKFKKKVHQLAKTVVSFHQVDYTFDRNFLSKLLNDCRELLHEIIQRHLTAKSHGRINNVFDHFSDCEFLAALYNPFGPYKLHLQKLCDGVNKMLDEGNI
- the TNFAIP8 gene encoding tumor necrosis factor alpha-induced protein 8 isoform X3; amino-acid sequence: MATDVFNSKNLAIQAQKKILGKMVSKSIATTLIDDTSSDVLDELYRVTKEYTQNKKEAEKIIKNLIKIVLKLAILYRNNQFNQDEITLMEKFKKKVHQLAKTVVSFHQVDYTFDRNFLSKLLNDCRELLHEIIQRHLTAKSHGRINNVFDHFSDCEFLAALYNPFGPYKLHLQKLCDGVNKMLDEGNI
- the TNFAIP8 gene encoding tumor necrosis factor alpha-induced protein 8 isoform X4; this encodes MVSKSIATTLIDDTSSDVLDELYRVTKEYTQNKKEAEKIIKNLIKIVLKLAILYRNNQFNQDEITLMEKFKKKVHQLAKTVVSFHQVDYTFDRNFLSKLLNDCRELLHEIIQRHLTAKSHGRINNVFDHFSDCEFLAALYNPFGPYKLHLQKLCDGVNKMLDEGNI